The stretch of DNA GGGCGCACCGCTTACGGCACGCTGCTCTCAGGGTTGGTTGGTGCAGTATGGTGGCGTCCCCAATTTGCGTGAGTTGGAACCAGCTCCGCTGGTGGTTGAGGGCGGTTGACGGCCTGAGACGCGCGGCGTGACGGCTTCGGTGGCTCAGGCAGAGAGCTGCCGGACGGCTGGCCGATCCGCTGCCGTCGGCTGGCGAAGGGCGCTCGCGGGAAGCGTGGCCACGGCCACGGTGTTGCCCGCCATGTCGAAGAACTCCACCGAGTAGCCCTCCTCGCTGACGCCCGGCACGGTGTGGCGCTCCACAACCGTGCCGATGTCGCCGGCGCGCACGCCGTGCTCGGGGACGTCCAGGGTCAGAACTACGTCGCCGTACATGTCGAAGGGCATCGGCTACCTCGGGTACATGGTAATGAATCGGGGCACGTCGGCTCCAGTGTCGATCTGCCAGACCGAGCAGAAGAGCACCGCCCTGCCTCTGGGCGTCGTGATCGGCCCCTCAATCTCGTAGACGACACCGTAGGCGTTCGTCGAAGTGCCGGTCACGTCAAGGGACAAGTGCTGCGTTCGCAGGTCGGCTTCGAGCGCCTGCGGATTCTCGGATCGATATCCGAAGCTCAGGAGGAGCCTGGCCTTCGCGGCACCTCGCCTGTGCGACAGGTTGAGAAGGTACCCGGTGAGCTTGTCCGCTGCGATGACCGCTCTCTCAGCATTCGGTACCTTCACTGCGACCTCACAGGCCGGCGAACAAGGCGTCGATCTCGTCCTCGGTCTCGAGTTCAATCACGCGCCCGGCAGCGACATCCTCGTAGCCGCGGTCCAGAGCATCCTTGAGCCGCTCACACTTAACAGCCACGACCTCGTCTCGCACCTGCATGAGGCGCAGGGCATCGGCGACGACCTCCACCTCGGTGCTGTAGTGGCCTTCCTCGGCCTTGCGGCGAACGAGAGCTTCGAGGCTCTTGGGAATTGCGATGTCCATTGTGCGGCTCTCCACGCACTACGCCCCAGTCCGAGGCTGTTGCCCCTCAAGGCGTGAACCTGACCATTATGGACCCGTCTGCCGGGCTTGCAGATGTCGGAGACCACGCCCGGCACGATTCAGTTGTGGAACGGGATCCGAACGAGGCGGGCTCTGATCTGGACGCACCGGCAGGGCCGGACATGCGGTCGACACTTTCGGTAGGACGGGCGCTTGGTGCCGGCCGATATGCAGTGACGCTTGGCCACCACGCATCAGTGCTTGACAGCGTCAGCGACCGTCCCGGACACTGTCGGGAGCGCGCTCTGGGGCGCCTCCTGTCCGCGGCAAGCGAGTTTGCTCCCACCCAACGTGTTTCTTCACAACTCGAACCTTCTTCCGGCCTGAAGGTAAGCGGACGCCAGGCATCTCACGGAAGGAAGGTCTCATGAGCACTCTCGAAAACCTCAGGAAGTCTGCGAGGCGATGGCTGAAGGCGTTGCGCGCGGATGATGCCGACGCGCATGCTCGCCTTGAACGTGCACATCCGAATGCCCCTTCCCCTCCTGCTCTGCGCGAGGTTCAGCACGCGCTCGCACGGGAGCACGGCCACGAAAGCTGGGTCGATCTTCGGCGGGCTCTCGATGACGGCCGGCGCCGCGGGGCCGCCACACCCGATGCCGATCAGTACGACGCTGTAGCCAAGGATGTCTTGGCGGTGTACCAGACCGGTGACGGTGCAGCGATTCAGCGCCTACAGGAGCGATTCCGAAGACCCGTAACCTGGGAAACCTTGCGCGCCGAAGTCGATCATCAACTCGAGCAGTTGCCCGATTCGTTGAGACCCAGCGCCGGACTGTCCCTGGCGGACATCAGGCACTTCATGGCCCGGTCCGCCGGATTCCAGAACTGGGCATCGTTCTTGGACGCGTTGAGGCTTGACGGTGAAGAGTCAGAGGCCAACGCACGAGCGGCTGTCGTCGTGCCGCGACAATCCGATCCGGGACCGTCCGGCATCCTCCAGCCTGTCGAGCTCCGAATTACGCTGCCGATGGAACTTCAAGGTGGCAAGTACACGATGACGACCGACGTGTGGAACATGCTTGCGGCAAGCCGCGCGGGTGATCTCGAAAGGGTCAAGTTGCTTGTAGCTGCTACGCCGGGGCTGGTTCGCTGCGAGCACAACTACATGCCTCCGCTTCACCTGGCGGTTCGCGAAGGTCATAAAGATCTCGTGGGGTTTCTACTGGAAAGAGGTGCGTTCGACCCCGAACACGTGACGTATCCGTACAACGAGAAGCTGCTCACAATCGCCGAGGATCGGGACTACGCCGAGATCGCCCGGCTGTTGTGCCAGTATGCAGGCACACCATCAACAGCCGACGGTGAGGCCGTTCACGGCGTTGGCACGATTCAGTTCCCAGCCGACGACGACGTGAATCGGCTTGAGAAGCTCGTTGCTGCGAACGCGCTCAGCGCGGTTGAGAAGCTCCTGGAGCGTCGGCCCGAACTCGTTCACTACGAACTTGCGTGTTGGGCGGAGGGAGTTCTGAGCACGCCGGCGAACCGCGCGTTTCGACAGATGCTCGAGCTGCTGCTTCGCCTCGGAGCCCGCGTGCCGGATGTCGCCAAGTGGGGCCGGGCATACTACTTCAAGCACTATGACATCGCAGCGTTTCTCTTGGAGCGAGGCATGAATCCGAACCATATGAACTGGCATCGCACGACGTTGCTGCACGACATGGCTTGGGAAGGAGACGTCCGCAAGGCGGTGTTGCTGCTGGATAGCGGTGCGAATATCGATGCCGTCGATGACGAGTTCCGATCAACACCGTTGGGCATTGCTGCGCGAGGGGGCCGACTCGAGGTTGTCAGGCTGCTGCTGGACCGCGGAGCCGATCCCAACACAGCTGGCGCGTCATGGGCGACGCCATTGGCTTGGGCGGTGAAGAAGAAGCACTCCGACATCGCCGCGGTGCTACGCTCGGCTGGAGCTCGGTGATGAGGTCAGGTGGGCAGGCTGTGAGTCTGCCCACCTACAGCGGTTGCCGCCCGCGTCTTGTCGGTTCGGCACGGGCAATTTGCGGCATGGCCTTGCGCTGAACCGCGGGGAATCGATAAGTGGTCCTCGCCGGCTCGTCGCCGGGCACTTGCCGTGCCCGCGAGTTGGGCGTATAAGATTCGAAGCAGTCTGCTGGTCGGCTGCGGCCCGTCACGGTGCTGATGGCACGCGGGCCGAACTCATCGCTCGGTCGCCCCAGCGGTCCCGAGCCCGGGTTCCACAGACCACGCCCTGAACGTCGCGCGGCGCAACGCCCCGAACGCTCAGCGCCTTCTTGAATCGCCCCGCGCCGTCACGGCCCGGACGCCTTCACGGACAACTCAGCGTAACGCCTTGCTCGCTTGCCGAGCCGTATCTCGGCGAAGCCGAGCGAAGGCTGGGAGGACAGCCATGTTCGACGCGCGAGATGACGCACGCGACCGTGATGCGCCGGAGGACCGCCGCGAGCGTGTGTACGACGAACGGGACCGCGACGATGACCCGCGCGAGACCCTGATGCGCGACCTCGATCTGCCGCGCGGCGAGGAGCGCGAGCTGGTCGCGGTCCGTGACCGCGTCTACGAGCTGGGCGGCGAGGACAGCCGCACGCTGGCCACTGTCGGCGCCTTCCGCGTCGTGCCCGAACACGACCTCGACATCGACCACGAGACGTTCGAACACCTGCACGACGAGGGCCTCGTCGAGCCGGTCGAACTCGGTGACGACGCGCGCGGCTTGACGCTCACACGGGAGGGCTGCGAAGTGCTCGACTCGCATTCACTCGATCGCGGGGACGAGCCGACACAGGACTTCTACGCGGGCATCAGCCGGGAACGCGAACTCGACCACGACTCGAACCTCTATGCGACGTACCGCCAGGAGGAAGCCCGGCTCCGCGACGAGCACGGCGGGCTCGATATCCGCCGCGTCGTCCTCGAGCAGGACCTAAAGCGCGAATACCAGGAGTTCCTGCAGGAACACAACCTCGGCCGCTCCGACGGCGATGGCCGCCCTGATCGCGACGAGCACGAGATTCGCGAGTGGGCACGCGACCACGACTTGCCGTACTTCGGCGGGCAGGTCCACTTCCCGGACTACCGCATCGAGTACGAAGTGGACGGGCGCGAGCACCACCAGGACGTCGAGCTGTTCACGGAGCATTACCGCGGCGCCCATGCCGCGAGCCACGCGCAGACCGGCTTCCGCATCTATGTTGTCGGTTCGCGCGGTGGCGGTGGGCGTTCCGGGCCGCATCCGCGTCTGATGGAGGAATTCCTGTGACACACGAATATCCTCGTCACGACATCGACGACAGCGTCACCCGGACACGGGTGAACGCGCTGGCCGGCCTCGGATTCACCGAGCGACAGCGCGAGTTCCTCGTGACCGTGATGGTCCACTCCGGCTGCTTCCTGGAACGGCAGTACTGCGCGTTCACGGGCACGGTGCGCGGCCAGAACAGCCGCGAGTTCATGGCGCGCCTCGTGGCCCGCGGTTTCGTCCGTGCCATCGAGCCGGGACCGGTTCGGCGAGGGCGGCTGTACCACGTCCACCACAAGCCGCTCTACGAAGCGGTCGGCCAGGCCGACAACCGGAATCGACGACTTCGAACCATCGGCCGCATGGTCGAGCGCGTAATGATCCTCGACGCGATTCTGGGCGACCGGCGCTGCTGGTGGCTGAGCCCCGCCGATGACAAGTGGAAGTTCTTCTGTCTGAGACGCGATAACCACCTGCGCCCGGAGGACTACCCGCACATCGCCTTCGGGACGGGCCGGCAGCGGACGATCCGCTGCTTCCCCGACAAGCTGCCTATCGGCGTCGATAAGAACGACGGCGACCGTCTGGTCTGCGTGTACCTCGTGAACCGGCGCCTGTCGGTGGACTTCCGTCAGTTCCTGATTCGACACCTCGCCCTGTTGCGTTTCGTGCGCACGTGGACGATGCGGCTGCTCGTCCCACGCCGCTTCAGGAAGGCCGTCGCCCTCTACAAAGCCGCCCTCCGCGAAGAACTCTGGACGCCGATGAATCCCAGCGTCAGCAAGATGCTGGAGACCTACTTTCCCGAACGTCAGGCGCGGGGAGAACACCTTAGCGATCCGGACGATCGCTACATCCGGGACGAGTTCCGAAAGCAGGGGATGATGAAGATCCAGGCGCTCTATCGAGCGTGGAACCGACAGGGCGACGGCGTTCTCTGGCAGGCCCACTCGACCACCCTGCGCGACGATCACTCGCACGGCTGTTCGGCAATCGAAGTCGAACTGTTGAACCGCCAATATCTCCAGCTCACCGGCACGATGGACCGTGACGTGTGGGCCAAACGGGGGGCCAAGCGAAAATCGCGTCAGCTCGGCCCCCCGGTTTCGGCGCCGTCTCCAAGCTCTCTCTCACCTCTGGTTGGCGATGAACACGAACCGCAGGCAACTGCTTGACACGGCGTCCGTTGCCGCGAGTCAGGTAGCGAGGCGGCGCTCTGTGCCGGCTCGCCCGAGAACGTCGGTGCCGATGTCACAGCACCAACGATGGCGTGAACGACCCCGCCGCCGTGCCCGGCACCTGACCCCAGCGCACCCTGACGGGGTCGTTCACGCCATCGTTGGTGGTGTCCCGTGTCGCTGTCCGCATGTCCAGTTCGTGCAGGAGAACCGCGCCGCCCGCGTGTCCCCTCTCTTGCCCAGATGCGAGCGTAGAAGTGAGTATGCGCCTAGCGCCGCGATCGGTTCGCGCACCGGCCTGGTTCTTCAGCAGAACACGGGCTCGTCTTGTGCTCAGATCGAGCCGCGCCACCATCGCGCAGATGATGCTGGTGCCGTGCTCGGCGTCGTCAATGCTCTCCGCTTCGCTTCGACCCGACCTGTGGGCCGGGCCTTCGGGCATTGACGACGCCTGTGCGCGGCACGGATCGGCAATGGCGCGATGGTGACCACTGCGACGGTCGCTCACACGAGGTTGACGAAGACCGCACGCAGGCGTATGGTGGGCTCATCACTCCAGTGCAGCCAGGCACTCCTCCGGTTCGCCACAACGGCATCCGGAGCGCACATTCGGCCGACGCTCCCAGGGCACGGTTTCGAGCGCACCATCACGACATCGCAGTCCGTAGTCACGCTCTTGGTGGCGCCGCGTTCCCAGGACCGCGCGTCGTCAGGAAGCCGCGTTCATCAGCGGCATGATCGAGCCCTGGTTCGACTGAACGCACGATAGACGGTCACGTCATCGACGCCACCGTCGCCGCTCGGAGCGCAGCTCCCGCGGATCGATGCCGGCACAGCCCGCATCCGCGCTCACCACAACGGCGCGTCGACCGCCACATCGACGCATCGGGCGCGCCACTCACCCAATCACCAATCGCGTGCGAGTGGGGGACGCCATGGAAGTGCCCGAAGGTGCGGAACTCGTTCCGGAACCGATCTCGATTGCGCACTGCCGCGAACTGCTCGGCGACGAAGCCGACGCACTGACCGACGACGAGGTGCGCGACGTCGCGCGCCACGCGGAAGCGATGGCGCGCGTGCTGATTGCCCTGGCCCTGCAGGACGCCGGATTCACTGACCGCGATGCCGCGCAGACGTACCTTGCCGCCGGCGGGCGATGGACTACGCTGACCGAGATGATCGGCGCGGTGATCTACGTTCGCGTCAGCACGAAGGAGCAGACCGAGAACCTCAGTCTGCCGACCCAGCTCAAGGCGTGTGAGGAATACTGCCGGCGGAACGGCCGCGAGATCCGCGAGCGCTTCCACGAAGAGGGCGAGAGCGCCAAGACCACGGACCGCAGCCAGCTCCAGGCGCTGCTGAAGTACTGCCGAACGCACAAGGGCCGGGTCCACTTCGTGGTCGTCTACAACCTCACGCGCTTCGCGCGCGAGAAGTACGACCACTTCGCGCTCCGAGCGCACCTGCAGTCCCTGGGGATTTCTCTACGGTCAGCCACTGAGCCGATCGACGACACCTCCACCGGCAAGCTGATGGAAGGTGTGCTCGCCGCGTTCGCGCAGTTCGACAACGACGTGCGCTCAGAACGCACGCTGGCCGGCATGAAGGCTGCGCTGTCGCTTGGGCGCTGGACCTTCCAGGCGCCACTCGGCTACCTGAACGCGCCGAAGTGGTCCAAGAGCAGTCTCGTGCATGATCCCGTGCGCGGTCCGCTGGTGCAGCAGGCGTTCCGCGATCTGGCTTCGGGACAGTTCACCGCACAGGAAGTGATTCGCCGCGCCACGGACGCGGGTCTACGAACGCGGCGCGACCGTCCGCTCTCACCGCAGACCTTCGGCAACATGCTGCGGAACCGCATCTACGTCGGCCACATCGAGAGTCCTGAGATCGCCGTGAGCGCACGGGGCGACTTCGAGCCCCTCATCGACGAGGCGATCTTCTACCGGGCGCAGGCCGTCCTCGATGGTCGCGTGCCGGTGGCTGCGGCACGCCGGCGAAATCATCCTGACTTTCCGTTGCGCGGCTTCGTGCGCTGCGAAACCTGCGGGCGCCCGCTCACCGGCAGCTGGTCGAAGGGGCGGAACGGCCGCTACGCCTACTACCACTGCCCGCGCCGATGCCGTGCGGTCAACGTCAGCAAGGCCGCACTCGAAGGCGCCTTCGTGGACGAACTTGCACTGCTACAGCCGACGCCTGGCTACATGCGGCTCGTCAAGGATCGCGTGCTTTGCGTGTGGGAGCAGGAGTGCGCCGCCGCCCGAGACCGAACCGCTGAACAGGATCGGCGGCTCAAGGCCGTCCGGTTGAAGCTCGATCGACTCGACGAGGCGATCCTGTACTCGGAATCGATCGACCTCGACACCTACGGCCGCCAGCGCGACAAGCTCCGCGAGGAGTTGACGTTGTCGAAGATCGATTACCACACCGAGGCCGTCGAGGAACTCGACGTAGAAGGCATCCTGGCCTTCGCAGAACGCATCCTGCCGCGTGCCGCGGACCTCTGGGTCCAGGCGTCGCTCGACTACCGCCAGCGATTGCAGCAGCTGTTCTTTCCTGAGGGGATTGCGTACGACGGAAGTCGATTCAATCGAACCGGCGTAACCGCGCCGCTTTTCAGATACTTGGAGCCCGACGAACAGGCCGAATCAAGTTTGGCGTCCCCATCGGGAATCGAACCCGAGTCTCGGCCTTGAAAGGGCCGCGTCCTGACCGCTGGACGATGGGGACGCTCGTCGATCGCGCGCCAGCCCGTTAGCGTACCACAGCCCTTCGCGCCGCCGCGCCCGCCAAGCTCCATCGCGCTGCCGACGCGCGGCGACGATTTAACGCAGCCGTAACAGCGGAGACTCGCTCGCGAAACGTGCTCCGCCTACGCTCCTTCCGTAGGCTCGTGCCTCTCATGAGCCGGCCGAAGTTCCGATGGACGCGAAGACAACGGCGTGGCCCGCCTGCACGATGCCGCCGTCGACGACCGACAGCTCCGAAGGACACTGACATGCTCAGGCTCATCACCAGACAGCGATGGCGAGCGGCGCTAGCCGCTTCGGTCGCCGCGCTGTCGGGCATCGCGCTCGCCGCCCAGCGCGTGCAGATCAACGGCGCCGGCGCGACCTTTCCGTACCCGCTCTACTCGAAGTGGTTCAGCGAGTACAACAAGATCGCGCCGAACGTGCTGATCAACTACCAGTCGATCGGGTCGGGCGGCGGTATCCGCCAGCTCACGAATCAGACGGTGTTCTTCGGCGCCACCGACGGCCCGATGACCGACGAACAGCTCCTTGCCGCCCCCGGCCGCGTGCTGCACTTTCCCACCGCCCTGGGAGCGGTCGTTCCGGCGTACAACCTGCCCGGCATCTCGCACGAGCTGACGTTCACCGGTGCCGTGCTCGCCGACATCTTCCTCGGGAAGATCGCGAAGTGGAACGACGCGGCCATCCGAACCTTGAATCCGGGCGTGGCGCTGCCCCCCACCGACATCACCGTCGTCCACCGCTCGGATGGCAGCGGCACGACGTACGTCTGGGTGGACTACCTGTCGAAGGTTTCTCCTGAGTGGAAGAAGCGCGTCGGAACGGCGACGGCCGTCAACTGGCCGGTCGGCCTCGGCGGCAAGGGCAACGAGGGCGTCGCCGGGCTCGTCAAGCAGACGCCAGGAGCGATCGGCTACATGGAGCCGGTGTACGCGACGCAGAACAAGCTGGCGTTCGGCGCCGTGCAGAATGCGGCGGGCGTTCCGGTGAGGGCGTCCGCGCCATCGGTGACCGCCGCTGCGGCCGTCGCCAAGATGCCGGCGGACTTCCGCGTTTCGATCACGAATGCGCCCGGCAAGGATGCCTACCCGATCGCGTCGTTCACGTGGCTGCTGCTGTTCGAGAGCCCGAAGGATCGGGTCCAGGCGAACGCGATGGTGGACTTCATGCGCTGGGCGCTGACCGACGGTCAGAAGTTCGCCGCCGGCCTCGGCTACGCGCCGTTGCCCACGGCCGTCGTCGCGCTCGAGCTGGAGGCGCTGAAGAAGATCGCGACCCGGTGAGCCCTCGATGCCGCGACTGCACCGCATGAGCGATCGCGCCTTCCAGACGACGACCGGCGCGTTCGCGCTCGCCATCATCGCCATCGTCGCCGGCATCGGTTACGTCCTCTGGACCGAGTCTGCCCTCTCGATCCGGGCATTCGGGTTCGCGTTCTGGCGCACGAGCCTCTGGGATCCGGTGTCGGGCGAGTTCGGCGCGCTCCCGTTCATCTGGGGCACGTTGTACTCGTCGACCCTTGCGCTGTTGATTGCGGCGCCCGTCGCGCTGGGCATCGCGATCTTCCTCACCGAGCTCTGCCCGGCGCCGCTGCGCGGTCCCCTGGTCTTCCTCACGGAGCTGCTCGCCTCCATCCCCTCCATCGTCTATGGCCTCTGGGGCGTCTTCGTCCTGGTCCCTGCGGTTCGGGCCGTGCAGCTCGCGTTGCCGGATGGGATCCGGACCTTGCCGCTTTTCAGCGGGCCGCCGGTCGGCGTGAGCATGCTGGCGGCCAGCCTCGTGCTCGCCATCATGGTCGTGCCCTACACCTCGTCGGTGGCGCGCGAAGTCCTCAGAGCGGTGCCTGCCGCGCAGCGAGAGGCGGCCTTCGCCCTCGGGGCGACGCGCTGGGAGGCGACGCTCGTGGCCCTCCGCTACGCGCGGATCGGCATTGTCGGCGCGATCATGCTCGGGTTCGG from Acidobacteriota bacterium encodes:
- a CDS encoding type II toxin-antitoxin system ParD family antitoxin, which codes for MDIAIPKSLEALVRRKAEEGHYSTEVEVVADALRLMQVRDEVVAVKCERLKDALDRGYEDVAAGRVIELETEDEIDALFAGL
- a CDS encoding DUF4926 domain-containing protein, translating into MPFDMYGDVVLTLDVPEHGVRAGDIGTVVERHTVPGVSEEGYSVEFFDMAGNTVAVATLPASALRQPTAADRPAVRQLSA
- a CDS encoding ankyrin repeat domain-containing protein, producing MSTLENLRKSARRWLKALRADDADAHARLERAHPNAPSPPALREVQHALAREHGHESWVDLRRALDDGRRRGAATPDADQYDAVAKDVLAVYQTGDGAAIQRLQERFRRPVTWETLRAEVDHQLEQLPDSLRPSAGLSLADIRHFMARSAGFQNWASFLDALRLDGEESEANARAAVVVPRQSDPGPSGILQPVELRITLPMELQGGKYTMTTDVWNMLAASRAGDLERVKLLVAATPGLVRCEHNYMPPLHLAVREGHKDLVGFLLERGAFDPEHVTYPYNEKLLTIAEDRDYAEIARLLCQYAGTPSTADGEAVHGVGTIQFPADDDVNRLEKLVAANALSAVEKLLERRPELVHYELACWAEGVLSTPANRAFRQMLELLLRLGARVPDVAKWGRAYYFKHYDIAAFLLERGMNPNHMNWHRTTLLHDMAWEGDVRKAVLLLDSGANIDAVDDEFRSTPLGIAARGGRLEVVRLLLDRGADPNTAGASWATPLAWAVKKKHSDIAAVLRSAGAR
- the pstS gene encoding phosphate ABC transporter substrate-binding protein PstS, whose amino-acid sequence is MLRLITRQRWRAALAASVAALSGIALAAQRVQINGAGATFPYPLYSKWFSEYNKIAPNVLINYQSIGSGGGIRQLTNQTVFFGATDGPMTDEQLLAAPGRVLHFPTALGAVVPAYNLPGISHELTFTGAVLADIFLGKIAKWNDAAIRTLNPGVALPPTDITVVHRSDGSGTTYVWVDYLSKVSPEWKKRVGTATAVNWPVGLGGKGNEGVAGLVKQTPGAIGYMEPVYATQNKLAFGAVQNAAGVPVRASAPSVTAAAAVAKMPADFRVSITNAPGKDAYPIASFTWLLLFESPKDRVQANAMVDFMRWALTDGQKFAAGLGYAPLPTAVVALELEALKKIATR
- the pstC gene encoding phosphate ABC transporter permease subunit PstC, yielding MPRLHRMSDRAFQTTTGAFALAIIAIVAGIGYVLWTESALSIRAFGFAFWRTSLWDPVSGEFGALPFIWGTLYSSTLALLIAAPVALGIAIFLTELCPAPLRGPLVFLTELLASIPSIVYGLWGVFVLVPAVRAVQLALPDGIRTLPLFSGPPVGVSMLAASLVLAIMVVPYTSSVAREVLRAVPAAQREAAFALGATRWEATLVALRYARIGIVGAIMLGFGRALGETMAVTMVIGNNPQAVWSLFAPQYTMAAVIANEFTEAADDLHLHALVEIGLVLFAITLMVNVASRVLIWRMTREQVRRPPAIVPVEARP
- a CDS encoding zinc ribbon domain-containing protein, yielding MYVGHIESPEIAVSARGDFEPLIDEAIFYRAQAVLDGRVPVAAARRRNHPDFPLRGFVRCETCGRPLTGSWSKGRNGRYAYYHCPRRCRAVNVSKAALEGAFVDELALLQPTPGYMRLVKDRVLCVWEQECAAARDRTAEQDRRLKAVRLKLDRLDEAILYSESIDLDTYGRQRDKLREELTLSKIDYHTEAVEELDVEGILAFAERILPRAADLWVQASLDYRQRLQQLFFPEGIAYDGSRFNRTGVTAPLFRYLEPDEQAESSLASPSGIEPESRP